The following coding sequences are from one Desulfosporosinus sp. Sb-LF window:
- a CDS encoding TetR/AcrR family transcriptional regulator, producing MSTGFIKNLGCDDIMSGSETTQNRSERRDAAENRQRILSAAVKLFEQNGVEQVSMNQIASEAHVGPGTLYRRFRNKGELCLDLIKENVDQLFNDIETFLEQHHSDLPNQRLKGLLSLFIRFRERKAQLLTGVEDSSSTNPLRSRMQSPLFNELHQLLVELFDEINETEHIHFNSVFRADMLIMALSRDSYSFQRDVRGYSSEIILEELCALFIFA from the coding sequence TTGTCAACTGGGTTTATAAAAAATTTAGGATGTGATGATATCATGAGTGGTTCTGAAACAACCCAAAATCGTTCTGAACGCCGTGATGCTGCTGAGAATCGCCAGCGAATATTGAGCGCGGCTGTTAAGTTATTTGAGCAAAATGGTGTTGAACAAGTTAGTATGAATCAAATTGCTAGCGAAGCACATGTCGGTCCGGGGACTCTTTATCGCCGGTTCAGAAATAAAGGGGAATTATGTCTTGATTTAATAAAAGAAAATGTTGATCAACTGTTTAATGATATTGAAACTTTCTTGGAGCAACACCATTCTGATTTGCCAAACCAACGATTAAAAGGACTTCTCAGCCTATTTATCCGTTTTAGAGAAAGAAAAGCTCAATTGCTTACAGGAGTGGAGGATTCATCGTCAACCAATCCACTCAGGTCAAGAATGCAGAGTCCACTGTTCAACGAATTGCATCAACTTTTAGTGGAACTGTTTGACGAGATAAATGAGACTGAGCATATTCATTTCAATAGCGTTTTTAGGGCAGATATGTTGATAATGGCTTTAAGCAGAGATTCCTATTCATTTCAAAGAGATGTACGTGGATATTCGTCAGAGATAATTTTGGAGGAACTCTGCGCATTATTTATTTTTGCTTAA